A window of the Candidatus Zixiibacteriota bacterium genome harbors these coding sequences:
- a CDS encoding HIT domain-containing protein → MTLTPPPSRPDRPFDPGCIFCRIIARQAPAKIRYESDDVIAFDDRRPQAPTHVLICPKAHYPTFIDTPPDVLVQMNAQIKAVADVLGFLDRGFRLIVNNGPESGQIVYHLHYHFLAGRQMGGF, encoded by the coding sequence ATGACCCTCACTCCTCCACCGTCGCGCCCCGATCGTCCCTTCGATCCCGGTTGCATCTTCTGTCGTATCATCGCCCGTCAGGCGCCGGCGAAGATCCGCTATGAATCGGACGATGTCATCGCCTTCGATGATCGCCGTCCACAGGCGCCGACGCACGTTCTGATCTGTCCCAAAGCGCACTACCCGACCTTCATTGACACGCCTCCGGATGTCCTCGTACAGATGAATGCGCAGATCAAAGCCGTCGCCGACGTGCTGGGATTCCTCGACCGCGGGTTTCGCCTGATCGTGAACAATGGCCCCGAGTCGGGACAAATCGTCTATCACCTGCATTACCATTTCCTGGCCGGGCGACAGATGGGGGGATTCTGA
- a CDS encoding class I SAM-dependent methyltransferase yields the protein MSDYYTDHLSAERLRRVYEIAPPRVRQYLEAEIDHVAGNIRPGDVVLELGCGYGRVVPRLAARAKAVIGIDTSLASLRMGQDLLRGIGNCHLACMNALHLGFADRTFDLVVCIQNGISAFHVDQRAVICEAVRVTRPAGLALFSSYSEKFWNDRLDWFERQSAAGLLGEIDHDKTRDGVIVCKDGFTATTVTPEYFRSLVDDLGAEVRIDEVDESSVFCAITIPHP from the coding sequence GTGAGCGACTACTACACCGACCACCTCTCCGCCGAACGCCTCCGCCGCGTCTATGAGATCGCACCGCCACGTGTGCGGCAGTATCTCGAGGCCGAAATCGATCACGTGGCCGGGAATATCCGTCCCGGCGACGTCGTTCTCGAACTCGGATGCGGATATGGGCGCGTCGTCCCACGCTTGGCGGCGAGGGCGAAAGCGGTGATCGGAATCGACACGTCCCTTGCGAGTCTGCGAATGGGACAGGACCTCCTGCGCGGTATCGGCAATTGCCACCTGGCATGCATGAATGCTCTTCATCTCGGCTTTGCCGATCGCACCTTCGATCTCGTCGTCTGCATCCAGAACGGGATCTCGGCATTCCATGTCGATCAACGCGCCGTCATCTGCGAGGCCGTCCGGGTCACGAGACCCGCTGGACTGGCGCTGTTTTCGAGCTATTCGGAGAAGTTCTGGAACGACCGCTTGGACTGGTTCGAACGTCAGTCGGCAGCCGGTCTGCTTGGCGAGATCGACCACGACAAGACGCGCGACGGTGTGATCGTCTGCAAGGATGGCTTCACCGCCACGACCGTCACCCCGGAGTACTTCCGCTCATTGGTCGATGACCTCGGCGCCGAGGTGCGAATCGACGAGGTCGATGAGTCCAGCGTCTTCTGCGCGATCACGATTCCCCATCCGTAG
- the rpsU gene encoding 30S ribosomal protein S21 has protein sequence MTGVRVRDDESFEKALKRFNKTCEKAGILSDIKKHQHFEKPSDRKKRKLNQARRRSRKRSYNE, from the coding sequence ATGACCGGCGTTCGCGTACGCGACGATGAGAGTTTCGAGAAGGCCCTGAAGAGATTCAATAAGACATGTGAGAAAGCAGGGATATTGTCGGACATTAAGAAACACCAACACTTCGAGAAGCCATCGGACCGCAAGAAACGGAAGCTGAATCAAGCCAGACGGCGCAGTCGCAAACGGAGCTACAACGAGTAA
- a CDS encoding CvpA family protein, whose amino-acid sequence MNLIDLVLLIGVVACAAWAAKRGFLRMLFITLALAVAIIIAVHYNDGFTRELAAYFHASPIWVSMWAFVLSSMLLFALFRLLARLFSRAVNVQKVGKYDQFGGAVVGLIFGWVMMGYLLFLVMFLPLPYALEQKFDTTVLANKMGASIPFLYEASAKLHPSQDDFMAKMEQSLSGAMQYAKSTQSARRRAKSGATDQARVNDFLGRIERYFASTDY is encoded by the coding sequence ATGAATCTCATCGATCTGGTGCTCTTGATCGGCGTGGTGGCCTGTGCGGCCTGGGCGGCCAAACGTGGCTTCCTGCGCATGCTGTTCATCACGCTGGCGCTGGCTGTGGCCATCATCATCGCCGTGCACTACAATGACGGTTTCACCCGGGAACTGGCGGCCTACTTCCATGCCTCACCGATCTGGGTGTCGATGTGGGCCTTCGTACTCTCGTCCATGCTGCTGTTCGCCCTGTTCCGCCTGTTGGCGCGGTTGTTCTCACGCGCCGTCAATGTGCAGAAGGTCGGCAAGTACGACCAATTCGGCGGGGCGGTCGTCGGCCTGATTTTCGGGTGGGTGATGATGGGGTATCTGCTGTTTCTGGTGATGTTCCTGCCGCTGCCCTATGCCTTGGAACAGAAGTTCGACACGACGGTGTTGGCCAACAAGATGGGGGCCTCGATCCCCTTCCTCTATGAGGCCTCCGCCAAGCTCCATCCCTCGCAGGACGACTTCATGGCCAAGATGGAGCAGTCGCTGTCCGGTGCGATGCAGTACGCCAAGTCGACGCAGAGCGCCCGTCGCCGGGCCAAGAGCGGCGCCACCGATCAAGCCCGAGTCAATGACTTCCTCGGCCGTATCGAACGCTATTTCGCCTCGACCGATTACTAG